A single genomic interval of Rhodobacter sp. 24-YEA-8 harbors:
- a CDS encoding ABC transporter substrate-binding protein, with protein sequence MKLTSLKRALFGSAGLVMLALSPALAETKITFFYPVQVGGALTQTIDGYVAEFEAANPDIKVEAVYSGNYVDTYNRALTAAKNGTPPTAAVLLSVDLFQLLDNEVIAPLDQFIKTDEDRAWLDGFMLPYRQSGEAEGHLWSIPFQRSTLVAYYNKDAFRAAGLDPEAPPMTWEALAEAASKLTLKDNAGNVTQWGIGIPGNSGSGQWLFEPMVAQNGARLRSDDGTTTMLNTPEAVEALQFWVDLANKYEAHPKGIQEWATTPADFLEGRLAMAWTTTGNLGNIRQNAKFDFGIAPLPGNPEPASVLGGGSLYIFEDASDEEKAAAWKLVRFLSTPELLADWSIKTGYVAPRDDSWETGAMKAYIAEVPAAEVARRQIPVAVPEFSTYENNRINQLINDAIQAALTGSATPQEALDRAQAEADRILKPYQN encoded by the coding sequence ATGAAACTCACCTCCCTGAAGCGGGCGCTCTTTGGCAGCGCCGGCCTGGTCATGCTTGCCCTGTCGCCGGCCCTCGCCGAGACGAAGATCACCTTTTTCTATCCCGTGCAGGTCGGCGGTGCGCTGACCCAGACCATCGACGGCTATGTCGCCGAATTCGAGGCCGCGAACCCCGACATCAAGGTTGAGGCGGTCTATTCCGGCAATTATGTCGATACCTATAACCGCGCGCTGACCGCCGCAAAGAACGGCACGCCGCCGACCGCTGCGGTGCTCTTGTCTGTCGATCTCTTCCAGCTCCTGGATAACGAAGTGATCGCGCCGCTGGATCAGTTCATCAAAACCGATGAGGACCGTGCCTGGCTTGATGGTTTCATGCTGCCTTACCGCCAGTCGGGCGAGGCCGAGGGGCATCTCTGGTCGATCCCCTTCCAGCGTTCGACGCTTGTGGCCTATTACAACAAAGACGCCTTCCGCGCCGCCGGCCTTGACCCCGAAGCGCCGCCGATGACCTGGGAAGCGCTGGCAGAGGCCGCGTCGAAACTGACCCTGAAAGACAATGCCGGCAATGTCACGCAATGGGGCATCGGCATTCCCGGCAATTCCGGGTCGGGCCAGTGGCTGTTCGAGCCGATGGTGGCGCAAAACGGGGCTCGACTGCGCTCGGATGATGGCACGACCACGATGCTGAACACGCCCGAAGCGGTCGAGGCGCTGCAATTCTGGGTCGATCTGGCGAATAAATATGAGGCGCATCCGAAAGGCATTCAGGAATGGGCCACCACGCCCGCAGATTTCCTTGAAGGCCGCCTCGCGATGGCCTGGACCACAACCGGCAATCTGGGCAATATCCGCCAGAATGCAAAATTCGATTTCGGCATTGCACCGCTGCCGGGCAACCCGGAGCCGGCCAGCGTGCTGGGTGGCGGCAGTCTCTATATCTTCGAGGATGCCTCGGATGAGGAAAAGGCCGCCGCCTGGAAACTGGTGCGCTTCCTGTCAACGCCCGAATTGCTCGCGGACTGGTCGATCAAAACCGGCTATGTCGCGCCGCGCGATGACAGCTGGGAAACCGGGGCGATGAAAGCCTATATCGCCGAAGTGCCCGCCGCCGAGGTTGCGCGCAGGCAGATCCCGGTCGCTGTGCCGGAATTCTCGACCTATGAGAACAACCGCATCAACCAGTTGATCAATGATGCGATCCAGGCGGCGCTGACCGGATCCGCCACGCCGCAGGAGGCGCTCGACCGCGCGCAGGCCGAAGCGGATCGCATCCTCAAGCCTTACCAGAACTGA
- a CDS encoding carbohydrate ABC transporter permease, with translation MQPTSRNLIFGWLLLTPALVLLVGFTLFPTVATLWDSFHSTPRGRRAAVWVGGENYQTMLTDVVFWKAMSNTVLYAAVTIPASIITALGMALLVNSRIRGRAFARLAFFTPTILPMVAVANIWMFFYAPDYGLIDQILRPFGLGGNNWLGSPDTALGALIVITIWKNAGFFMIFYLAALQQVPPVLIEAAKLEGASPLQRLRRVILPMIMPTTLFVAINAVIEAFRLVDHVMTMTRGGPDNSTQLLLYYIWQTGFGYWDTAYAAALTVVLLAILALIALVQFGWADRRIFYR, from the coding sequence ATGCAGCCCACCTCCCGCAATCTGATCTTTGGCTGGTTGCTCCTGACACCTGCTCTGGTGCTCCTGGTGGGCTTCACCCTCTTTCCCACGGTGGCGACATTGTGGGACAGCTTTCATTCGACCCCGCGCGGTCGCCGCGCGGCGGTCTGGGTGGGGGGCGAAAATTACCAGACGATGCTGACGGATGTGGTCTTCTGGAAGGCGATGTCCAACACCGTCCTCTATGCCGCTGTGACCATCCCCGCCTCAATCATAACGGCGCTTGGGATGGCGCTTCTGGTCAATTCCAGGATCCGGGGGCGCGCTTTCGCGCGGCTGGCCTTCTTCACGCCGACCATCCTGCCAATGGTCGCGGTCGCCAATATCTGGATGTTCTTCTACGCCCCCGATTACGGGCTGATCGATCAGATTCTGCGCCCTTTCGGGCTGGGCGGCAACAATTGGCTGGGCAGCCCTGATACAGCCCTTGGCGCGCTGATCGTGATCACCATCTGGAAGAATGCCGGGTTTTTCATGATCTTCTACCTCGCGGCCCTGCAGCAGGTGCCGCCCGTGCTGATCGAGGCCGCAAAGCTGGAAGGCGCCAGCCCCCTGCAGCGCCTGCGCCGCGTCATCCTGCCGATGATCATGCCCACCACGCTGTTCGTGGCCATCAATGCGGTGATCGAGGCCTTCCGGCTGGTCGATCATGTGATGACCATGACCCGGGGCGGGCCGGACAATTCGACACAGCTCCTGCTCTATTACATCTGGCAGACCGGGTTCGGCTATTGGGACACCGCCTATGCGGCCGCGCTGACAGTTGTGCTGCTGGCCATCCTTGCGCTGATCGCGCTGGTGCAATTCGGCTGGGCCGACAGAAGGATCTTCTACAGATGA
- a CDS encoding carbohydrate ABC transporter permease: MNRPSPVLTALALPLAILWILPLLYAVWTAIHPAEFATRFDLFAPLTGENFARVWERLPFPRYFLNTLILVTLVVASQYVICTLAAYAFVAFPFRGAQALFMLFLVQMMILPEILLVRNYKTISWLGLMDTPLAIALPYLASAFGIFLLRQSFKSVPKELDEAARMEGAGPMQILWRVYVPLAKPAYLAYGLVMVSFHWNNYLWPMVVTNSVDTRPITVGLSVFAAPEQGIDWPTITAATLTSVAPLLIAFLIFQRQFVQSFMRSGIR, encoded by the coding sequence ATGAACCGTCCGAGCCCTGTCCTGACCGCGCTTGCACTGCCCCTCGCGATCCTGTGGATCCTGCCTCTGCTTTACGCGGTCTGGACCGCGATCCATCCGGCAGAATTCGCCACGCGCTTTGACCTTTTCGCGCCCTTGACCGGCGAGAACTTTGCCCGCGTCTGGGAAAGGCTGCCCTTCCCGCGCTATTTCCTGAACACGCTGATCCTCGTGACGCTGGTTGTGGCATCACAATATGTGATCTGCACCCTGGCGGCCTATGCCTTCGTGGCCTTTCCGTTTCGCGGCGCACAGGCCCTGTTCATGCTGTTTCTGGTGCAGATGATGATCTTGCCGGAAATCCTGCTGGTGCGGAATTACAAAACCATCTCATGGCTGGGGTTGATGGACACGCCGCTGGCGATTGCATTGCCCTACCTGGCTTCTGCCTTCGGCATCTTCCTTTTGCGGCAAAGCTTCAAATCGGTTCCGAAAGAGCTGGACGAGGCGGCGCGGATGGAAGGGGCCGGGCCGATGCAGATCCTGTGGCGCGTCTATGTGCCTTTGGCCAAACCCGCCTATCTGGCCTATGGCCTCGTGATGGTCTCGTTTCACTGGAACAATTACCTCTGGCCGATGGTGGTGACAAATTCCGTGGATACACGGCCGATCACAGTGGGTCTGTCGGTCTTTGCCGCGCCCGAACAGGGGATCGACTGGCCGACGATCACCGCCGCCACGCTGACTTCGGTCGCGCCTTTGCTGATCGCCTTTCTCATCTTCCAGCGCCAGTTTGTGCAAAGTTTCATGCGCTCCGGCATTCGATGA
- a CDS encoding alpha-hydroxy acid oxidase: MTFLDFEEARAMARRRLPRGIFEYIDRGTEAETALARGRAALDDVTLVQRVLTGTPPDPTVSLFGRQLPLPLIMAPTAFAGLVRHRGDIGLAKAARAAGIPFSVATEAVVAVEDVAREAGGDLWFQLYMWEGRENWQRLLDRARDCGIDTLFFTVDTPVFPKKVFNIRNGFGLPMKFGWRNMADVATHPRWTADVLGRSLLQGGLPRFAHYPPAARRSVLGRGGVSLSHKPGLSWDDAKAVRDYWPGKLVLKGIMHPDDALCAQKTGADGIVVSSHGARNFDSTVAPITMLPAIRKAVGPDFPLLADSGVRTGADVLKLMLAGADVVLLGRAMLYALAADGERGAANMIAIIAEELAQAKAFSPVRLQ, from the coding sequence ATGACATTTCTGGATTTCGAAGAGGCGCGGGCCATGGCGCGCCGCCGTCTGCCGCGCGGGATCTTTGAATATATCGACCGCGGCACCGAGGCCGAGACCGCGCTCGCGCGCGGGCGGGCGGCGCTTGACGATGTGACCCTGGTTCAAAGGGTGTTGACCGGCACCCCACCCGACCCGACGGTAAGCCTGTTCGGCCGGCAGCTGCCATTGCCACTGATCATGGCGCCGACCGCTTTTGCGGGCCTGGTGCGCCATCGGGGCGACATAGGGCTGGCAAAGGCGGCGCGGGCGGCAGGCATTCCCTTTTCGGTTGCAACCGAAGCGGTGGTTGCAGTTGAGGATGTGGCCAGAGAAGCGGGCGGTGATCTGTGGTTCCAGCTTTACATGTGGGAGGGGCGCGAAAACTGGCAGCGTCTGCTTGATCGCGCCCGTGATTGCGGCATCGATACGCTGTTCTTCACCGTCGATACCCCCGTCTTCCCCAAGAAAGTTTTCAATATCCGCAATGGTTTTGGCCTGCCGATGAAATTCGGCTGGCGCAATATGGCCGATGTCGCGACCCATCCGCGCTGGACCGCAGATGTGCTGGGACGCTCCCTTTTGCAAGGCGGTCTGCCTCGCTTCGCCCATTATCCGCCGGCCGCCCGGCGCTCTGTCCTGGGGCGCGGCGGGGTCTCGCTGTCGCATAAGCCGGGGCTGTCATGGGACGATGCAAAAGCGGTGCGGGACTATTGGCCGGGGAAACTGGTGCTCAAGGGTATCATGCATCCCGATGACGCCCTGTGCGCGCAAAAGACAGGCGCGGACGGGATTGTCGTATCGAGCCACGGCGCGCGGAACTTCGACAGTACAGTCGCGCCGATCACCATGCTGCCCGCGATCCGGAAGGCGGTCGGGCCGGATTTTCCCTTGCTGGCCGACAGCGGCGTGCGCACGGGCGCGGATGTGCTCAAGCTGATGCTCGCAGGTGCGGATGTGGTCCTGCTCGGACGTGCGATGCTTTATGCGCTCGCCGCCGATGGAGAGCGAGGTGCAGCGAACATGATTGCGATCATCGCTGAAGAGCTTGCACAGGCAAAAGCGTTTTCGCCTGTGCGTCTTCAATAG
- a CDS encoding FAD-binding oxidoreductase — protein sequence MTQAPTLLSRLAEIVGDKHVLVEQDRIAGFLIDVRRSYEGKAICIVEPGSTEEVAAILRLCTELDQPVTPIGGNTGLVGGAAVRGRPGPDGQDTPGLGLSLRRMNRIRGISPLEGTITVEAGCVLQTIQEAAKAEGLYFPLSLSAEGSCQIGGNISTNAGGTAALRYGVTRQLVMGLEVVLPTGEILNGLAPLRKDNTGYDIRQLFIGAEGTLGIVTAAVMRVMPAPASVATAMVALASVEDALELLRRMHKCFGERVSSAEITEADYMRLVVERCPGARLPFDSLPDWSLLLEVSDSREGQNLTEPLEEVLARAFEDGLVSDAVIARNEAQAESFWYLRHGVSESIRHAPNMSHDSSVPLEKQGEYARLTRARITARFPEARTLYVGHMGDGNMHLVVLFEPGTFADRAAYLAVSGELDLIIDDVVMELGGSITAEHGIGLSYRKRLARSTDPAELRLMLGIRAVFDPAGIMNPGKLFLPE from the coding sequence ATGACCCAAGCGCCCACCCTGCTGTCCCGCCTTGCCGAAATCGTCGGCGACAAACATGTTCTGGTCGAACAGGACCGGATCGCAGGCTTTCTGATCGATGTGCGCCGCAGCTATGAGGGCAAGGCGATCTGCATCGTCGAGCCGGGCTCGACCGAAGAGGTCGCGGCGATCCTGCGGCTTTGCACGGAACTTGACCAGCCGGTCACACCGATCGGTGGCAATACCGGTCTAGTCGGTGGTGCCGCTGTGCGCGGGCGGCCCGGGCCCGACGGCCAGGACACGCCCGGACTTGGCCTGTCCCTGCGCCGGATGAACCGGATCCGCGGGATTTCACCGCTTGAGGGCACCATTACCGTCGAGGCGGGCTGCGTATTGCAGACCATTCAGGAGGCCGCGAAAGCCGAAGGCCTTTACTTCCCGCTCAGCCTCAGCGCGGAAGGCAGCTGTCAGATCGGCGGCAATATTTCGACCAATGCGGGTGGTACGGCGGCGCTGCGCTACGGCGTGACGCGTCAGCTCGTCATGGGGCTTGAGGTGGTTCTGCCAACGGGCGAAATCCTCAATGGCCTTGCACCCTTGCGCAAGGACAATACCGGATATGATATCCGCCAGCTCTTCATCGGGGCCGAGGGCACTTTGGGGATCGTCACTGCAGCCGTGATGCGGGTGATGCCGGCCCCGGCCTCTGTCGCGACCGCGATGGTGGCCTTGGCTTCGGTCGAGGACGCGCTGGAACTTCTGCGCCGCATGCACAAGTGCTTTGGAGAGCGTGTAAGCTCGGCCGAAATCACCGAGGCCGATTATATGCGCCTCGTTGTTGAGCGTTGCCCCGGCGCGCGTCTGCCGTTTGACAGCCTGCCCGACTGGTCATTGCTGCTTGAAGTGAGTGACAGCCGCGAGGGCCAGAACCTGACCGAGCCGCTTGAGGAAGTCCTGGCCCGGGCCTTCGAGGACGGCCTGGTCTCGGACGCGGTAATCGCCCGCAATGAGGCCCAGGCAGAGAGCTTCTGGTATCTGCGCCATGGTGTCTCGGAATCAATTCGTCATGCGCCGAACATGTCGCATGACAGTTCGGTCCCGCTGGAGAAACAGGGCGAATATGCCCGTCTGACCCGGGCCCGGATCACCGCCCGCTTCCCTGAGGCACGCACGCTTTATGTGGGCCATATGGGGGACGGGAACATGCATCTTGTTGTGCTGTTTGAACCCGGCACTTTCGCAGACCGGGCGGCCTATCTCGCTGTCTCGGGCGAGCTGGATCTGATCATTGACGATGTGGTGATGGAACTGGGCGGCAGCATCACAGCCGAGCATGGTATCGGCCTGAGCTATCGCAAACGCCTTGCGCGCAGCACTGATCCGGCCGAGCTGCGGCTGATGCTCGGCATCAGAGCGGTGTTCGATCCGGCGGGCATCATGAACCCCGGCAAGCTTTTCCTGCCCGAATGA
- a CDS encoding polyamine ABC transporter substrate-binding protein, giving the protein MTNKLAMSRRNFAKGLGLTGLALAAPTVFTGRALAADTTITVTSWGGTYHEMVKETFVEPFTAETGIAVQLVDNGDMAKVKAQVLSNSVTWDVIDAPAGFATSGAKEGLWEQLDPALSGMSGLLQAPNEFYMPMYLYSGGILWHDERTPAGAHPVNFADFFDTEKFPGRRCMRSLAQETLEMALIADGVAPKDLYPLDVERAFAKLDQLKPFVSKFAGSTPEQVSSVAQNEADFSYSYYNRVKATQDSGTPLDFSFEQTNNALDFFAIPKGSKNKEAAQRFIEFCLRPEQQKAWALAGFYMPNHTETLTALRASPEGSFLPDLDNGKNAIIDPVWWGDNLTEVQRRYSEWMIS; this is encoded by the coding sequence ATGACCAATAAACTGGCAATGAGCCGCCGTAACTTTGCGAAAGGCCTTGGCCTGACCGGCCTTGCGCTGGCCGCACCGACCGTGTTCACCGGGCGCGCTCTGGCTGCCGATACGACGATCACCGTCACTTCCTGGGGCGGCACCTATCATGAGATGGTGAAAGAGACCTTTGTTGAACCTTTTACCGCCGAAACCGGCATCGCGGTTCAGCTGGTCGACAATGGCGATATGGCCAAGGTCAAGGCGCAGGTTCTGAGCAATTCCGTGACCTGGGATGTGATCGATGCTCCGGCGGGCTTTGCGACCTCTGGCGCGAAAGAGGGGCTGTGGGAGCAGCTTGACCCGGCGCTTTCGGGTATGAGCGGGCTGTTGCAGGCCCCGAACGAATTCTACATGCCTATGTATCTCTACAGCGGCGGCATCCTCTGGCATGACGAGCGCACCCCGGCCGGTGCCCATCCGGTTAATTTCGCGGACTTTTTCGACACCGAAAAATTCCCCGGCCGCCGCTGCATGCGCTCGCTTGCACAAGAGACGCTTGAGATGGCGCTGATCGCCGATGGTGTGGCACCCAAGGATCTCTACCCGCTCGACGTTGAACGCGCCTTCGCGAAACTAGATCAGCTCAAGCCCTTTGTGTCGAAATTCGCGGGCTCGACCCCCGAGCAGGTCAGCTCGGTCGCGCAGAATGAGGCCGATTTTTCTTACAGCTACTACAACCGCGTCAAGGCAACCCAGGACAGCGGCACGCCGCTCGATTTCTCGTTCGAACAGACCAACAACGCGCTTGATTTCTTCGCCATCCCGAAAGGGTCGAAGAACAAGGAAGCCGCTCAGCGCTTCATCGAATTCTGTCTGCGCCCCGAACAGCAAAAGGCCTGGGCTCTGGCCGGGTTCTACATGCCAAACCATACAGAGACGCTGACCGCATTGCGCGCCAGTCCCGAAGGCAGCTTCCTGCCCGACCTCGACAACGGCAAAAACGCGATCATCGACCCGGTCTGGTGGGGCGACAACCTGACCGAAGTACAGCGCCGCTATTCGGAATGGATGATCTCGTGA
- a CDS encoding ABC transporter ATP-binding protein, which yields MSGPAKAPSPPRAQVDENMTQTAQSMIRVRGLSRRYGNFTALDALDLDVKRGEFVTLLGPSGSGKSTLLNLISGMAEASEGAIEIDGRDATHLPTNQRGLGMVFQNYALMPHMTVFENIAFPLQVRKVPRPEIETRVREVLRLIQLDHVADRKPKQLSGGQQQRISLARCIVYRPSIILMDEPLGALDKKLREDMQLEIKRLHAELGVTMIYVTHDQEEALAMSDRIVLMRKGRVEQQGAPEEMYFRPETLFTADFLGSSNLFQGELDQTAGTLVTPQGRLPLPPAREGAPASGEAVLMLRPESLQLVAPSEATGGLTGTVEDSIVLGSFVRHFINLAGGKRAIVQEPSGPAHPRPQRGTQVGLCWKPEAARLLPTDPDFSSL from the coding sequence ATGAGCGGGCCCGCCAAAGCCCCCTCACCTCCACGAGCCCAGGTTGACGAGAATATGACCCAGACCGCACAATCGATGATCCGTGTCCGTGGCCTGAGCCGCCGCTACGGCAATTTCACCGCGCTGGATGCGCTTGATCTTGATGTGAAACGGGGCGAGTTCGTCACGCTGCTGGGCCCGTCGGGTTCGGGTAAATCGACGCTGCTCAACCTGATTTCGGGCATGGCCGAAGCGTCGGAGGGCGCGATCGAAATCGATGGCCGCGATGCCACCCATCTGCCGACCAATCAGCGCGGCCTTGGCATGGTGTTCCAGAACTACGCTCTGATGCCGCATATGACGGTGTTCGAGAATATCGCCTTTCCGCTGCAGGTGCGCAAAGTCCCCAGGCCCGAGATCGAGACCCGCGTGCGCGAGGTTCTCAGGCTCATCCAGCTGGATCATGTGGCCGACCGCAAGCCGAAACAGCTTTCCGGCGGACAGCAGCAACGGATCTCGCTGGCGCGCTGCATCGTCTACCGCCCCTCGATCATCCTGATGGATGAACCGCTTGGCGCGCTCGACAAAAAGCTCCGCGAAGATATGCAGCTCGAGATCAAGCGGCTGCATGCCGAGCTGGGCGTCACGATGATCTATGTGACGCATGACCAGGAAGAGGCGCTTGCCATGTCGGACCGCATCGTCCTGATGCGCAAGGGCCGGGTCGAGCAGCAGGGCGCGCCGGAAGAGATGTATTTCCGGCCTGAGACGCTCTTTACCGCCGATTTTCTGGGCAGCTCGAACCTGTTTCAGGGTGAGTTGGATCAGACTGCGGGCACGCTTGTGACCCCGCAGGGCCGCTTGCCGCTGCCGCCTGCCCGCGAGGGTGCCCCCGCATCGGGAGAGGCCGTGCTGATGCTTCGCCCCGAATCCCTGCAGCTGGTCGCGCCCTCTGAGGCGACCGGCGGCCTGACGGGTACCGTCGAGGACAGCATCGTTCTGGGCAGCTTCGTGCGCCATTTCATCAATCTGGCAGGGGGCAAACGCGCCATCGTGCAAGAACCAAGCGGCCCGGCCCATCCGCGCCCGCAGCGCGGGACGCAGGTGGGCCTCTGCTGGAAGCCGGAAGCTGCGCGGCTGCTGCCGACCGATCCCGATTTTTCTTCACTTTAA
- a CDS encoding ABC transporter permease yields the protein MSSFRPGFKPALGPLLVPLIAWITYLFLLVPSLIVIPISFGGPGEMEFPPRQWTLELYRQFFTDASWWGSLMQSLKVAVCVMVLTAVTGVPAAYVLQRSRVPGRVLFSGLAMGPLLVPVIVLALGLYLQMAPRGFLNSSLTIVLAHTMLAMPFMLISVGAALRHIDPAYEQVALIMGAGKLRIFFRVVLPQLRSGIMAGALFAFLISLDEVIVSYFITGPETETLPVKMYSALRWEVSPVIAAVSTLLTVISLAFALGVMWLERKDRSK from the coding sequence GTGAGCAGCTTCAGACCCGGTTTCAAACCAGCCCTCGGCCCGCTTCTGGTGCCGCTGATTGCCTGGATCACCTATCTTTTCCTGCTGGTTCCTTCGCTGATCGTGATCCCGATTTCCTTCGGTGGTCCTGGCGAGATGGAATTCCCGCCGCGCCAGTGGACGCTGGAGCTTTACCGTCAGTTCTTTACCGATGCGAGCTGGTGGGGCTCGCTCATGCAAAGCCTCAAGGTGGCGGTTTGCGTGATGGTTCTGACAGCGGTGACCGGCGTGCCGGCGGCCTATGTGCTGCAGCGCAGCAGAGTGCCGGGGCGTGTGCTGTTCAGCGGGCTTGCAATGGGGCCGTTGCTGGTGCCGGTGATCGTGCTGGCGCTTGGGCTCTATCTGCAAATGGCCCCGCGTGGCTTTCTGAACAGCAGCCTGACCATCGTGCTGGCCCATACGATGCTTGCCATGCCCTTCATGCTGATCTCGGTCGGTGCGGCGCTGCGCCATATCGATCCGGCCTATGAACAGGTCGCGCTGATCATGGGGGCGGGAAAGCTGCGCATCTTCTTCCGGGTGGTGCTGCCGCAGCTGCGGTCCGGCATTATGGCGGGCGCGCTTTTCGCCTTCCTGATCTCACTGGATGAGGTGATCGTTTCCTACTTCATCACTGGCCCCGAGACCGAGACGCTGCCCGTGAAAATGTACAGCGCGCTCAGATGGGAAGTCTCGCCGGTGATCGCTGCTGTCTCCACCCTTCTGACCGTGATCTCGCTCGCTTTCGCGCTTGGCGTGATGTGGCTTGAGCGCAAGGACAGAAGCAAATGA
- a CDS encoding ABC transporter permease, with protein MAEDTPYLGRMVGLALLMPMALLLAIFFVWPLGQTIWQSIHDGTYTLRAYRDLLSSSLFLKVLQNTFAISATATLVSLIAGYPVALHLSRLDPAKRVPYLVMVMLPFWTSVLVKSFALTVLLGYDGVINNLLSWIWGAPVHIPMVFNRVGAILGMINYLLPFMILSILGSLLAQDTNLGRAAEVMGASRFTVFRRITLPLSMPGVLAGVLINFTLSIGMYITPALLGGRQDMMVANLIDFYTRQTLDWPLASAISVVLLAISGVLVAMLGRVRGGGGMKEMAR; from the coding sequence ATGGCAGAAGATACCCCCTACCTCGGCCGCATGGTCGGGCTGGCATTGCTCATGCCCATGGCTTTGCTGCTCGCCATCTTTTTCGTCTGGCCGCTGGGGCAGACGATCTGGCAAAGCATTCATGACGGCACCTATACCTTGCGGGCCTACCGCGATCTTCTGAGCAGTTCGCTGTTTCTCAAAGTGTTGCAGAACACCTTTGCGATCAGCGCCACTGCAACCCTTGTCAGCCTGATTGCGGGCTATCCGGTCGCGCTGCATCTGTCGCGGCTCGATCCGGCAAAGCGGGTGCCCTATCTTGTGATGGTCATGCTGCCCTTCTGGACATCGGTGCTGGTCAAGAGCTTCGCGCTGACGGTTCTTCTGGGCTATGACGGGGTCATCAACAATCTTCTGTCCTGGATCTGGGGCGCGCCGGTTCATATTCCCATGGTGTTCAACCGCGTGGGCGCCATCCTCGGGATGATCAACTATCTGCTGCCCTTCATGATCCTCTCGATCCTCGGCAGCCTGCTGGCACAGGATACGAACCTTGGCCGCGCCGCCGAAGTCATGGGCGCATCGCGCTTTACCGTCTTTCGCCGCATCACCCTGCCGCTGAGCATGCCGGGCGTTCTGGCCGGTGTTCTGATCAATTTCACCCTCTCGATCGGCATGTACATCACGCCCGCACTGCTGGGGGGGCGCCAGGACATGATGGTTGCCAACCTGATCGATTTCTACACCCGCCAGACGCTTGACTGGCCACTGGCCTCGGCGATCTCGGTGGTGCTTCTCGCGATTTCGGGCGTGCTTGTGGCCATGCTTGGCCGGGTGCGTGGCGGTGGCGGCATGAAGGAGATGGCAAGGTGA
- a CDS encoding helix-turn-helix domain-containing protein, protein MEDQAITPKRRASGAQAESPELGARIRDLRQSKRLTLADLAASSGISIGTLSQIERNLVSPTVRTLFTLGESLGVSPARLIDPSGEESKSDPYVVTADRRQPFVHSEGLRKDLISPLGSQRLKGFYLVIEAGSGSGTTPYVHAGEEIGLVISGILELVIDGRARILREGDCFSFPSDIPHRFSNVGTAQCVVFWVNATI, encoded by the coding sequence ATGGAAGATCAGGCAATTACACCGAAGCGGCGCGCCTCCGGCGCCCAGGCCGAGTCACCCGAGCTGGGCGCAAGGATCCGCGATCTGCGCCAGTCCAAGCGGCTGACACTTGCAGACCTTGCGGCAAGCTCGGGCATCTCCATCGGAACCCTTTCACAGATTGAACGAAATCTGGTCTCTCCGACGGTCAGAACCCTGTTTACATTGGGAGAATCGCTTGGAGTTTCCCCGGCAAGGCTGATTGATCCTTCGGGCGAAGAGTCAAAAAGCGACCCCTATGTCGTGACCGCAGACCGGCGTCAGCCCTTTGTTCATTCAGAGGGCTTGCGCAAGGATCTGATCTCTCCACTGGGAAGTCAGCGCCTGAAGGGCTTTTATCTGGTGATCGAGGCGGGATCCGGGTCGGGCACTACGCCCTATGTCCATGCCGGCGAGGAAATCGGCCTTGTCATCTCCGGCATCCTTGAGCTGGTGATCGACGGGCGGGCGCGGATTCTGCGGGAAGGCGACTGTTTTTCGTTTCCCAGTGACATTCCGCACAGGTTTTCGAACGTCGGCACCGCGCAATGCGTTGTATTCTGGGTGAATGCCACTATCTGA